GATGTCTTCCAGAGCAATCTCTACAAAGTCACCATTTCTGAGGACACTAGCTGACTTGGCCTGTAAATCAAGCAATTTCTCCACTGCCTGAGAAGCATTTTTCCGCATCCGCTCCTCAAAAACTTGCCCCAAAAGAACGAACATGATGATAAATCCGGCACTCTCAAAATAAACTGGTAAGCCCTTGAAAATAGCGTAGACGCTGTAAAGATAGGCTACCGAAGTCCCCAGTGCTACCAAGGTATCCATGTTGGCATTGTGATTTTTAAAAGAAGCCCAGGCACTTTTCAGAAATGGCAAACCTGAGAAGACCATGATAATCGTTGTAAAGAAGAAAGTTCCCCACTCGATAATCTTATGGTCGATGATATGAGTAAACATGGCAATCATGAGAAAAACCATGGGGATTGAGCAAATAAATGCTATCCAAAAGCGACTTCTAATCGTCATCAAAAACTCCTTTCTATTTTACAATGAGTTTTCCGTGATACATGTCCATACCGCAGGCAAAGCCAAATTCACCTTTTTCATTTGGCGTCACTTCAATAACGAAATCTTCTTTGACAGGAAGGTCAGCCTTGATATCAAAATCAGGGAAAACCACTTGGTCGAAACAAGCAGAGTCTGTTTGACGGTCAAAAATGATATGAGCAAGTACACCTTTTTTTAAAACAATATTTTCTGGTTTATAACCACCATCCACAAGCACGCGCACTTCTTGAAAACCACCTTTTTGAGTAGCTTTGACTTCATTTTTCTTTTTAAAAAACATCCTAAACCCTCGATTCTATTTGACAATTAATTTGCCGTGAATCATGTTCATGCCACAAGCAAATCCGAATTCTCCTACCTCAGCTGGGGTAATCGTAATCGGAAAATCCTTCTTCATCGGTAGGTCCTCATGGATGCCAAAATCTGAAAAGACCACTTGGTCCAAACAGGATGATGGGTCCTTACGATGAAAGACCAAAGTCGCTGGAATCCCCTTTTTCAAAACAATTGTCTGTGGGATATAACCACCATCAACTGACACTTGAAT
The sequence above is drawn from the Streptococcus pluranimalium genome and encodes:
- a CDS encoding cupredoxin domain-containing protein — protein: MFFKKKNEVKATQKGGFQEVRVLVDGGYKPENIVLKKGVLAHIIFDRQTDSACFDQVVFPDFDIKADLPVKEDFVIEVTPNEKGEFGFACGMDMYHGKLIVK
- a CDS encoding cupredoxin domain-containing protein — encoded protein: MIHFLITILGLAMITFIIWWFFGKHEVSQQEAVVRGNHQEIQVSVDGGYIPQTIVLKKGIPATLVFHRKDPSSCLDQVVFSDFGIHEDLPMKKDFPITITPAEVGEFGFACGMNMIHGKLIVK